The following nucleotide sequence is from Paenibacillus odorifer.
CGTGTATGGGGTATGAAATCTCCGGTGCACTCGGTGTGAAATTGGCGGAGCCGGACCGGGAGGTATATGCATTGGTGGGCGATGGCAGCTATCAAATGCTGCATTCAGAACTAGTGACGAGCCTTCAGGAGAACAAGAAGATCAACGTCATTCTGCTAGATAACATGGGGTTTGGCTGCATTAACAACCTGCAGATGGAGCAAGGACTGGATAGCATGGCGACTGAATTCCGCTACCGGGGCCCGGAAGGTCAGCTGAGCGGCGAACTGATAGGCATAGATTATGCAGCAAGTGCCGCGGGATATGGAGTGAAGACCTTCCGTGCGTCAACGGCTGAGCAGCTGCGTGACGCTTTGAGGGAGGCTCAGCTGCAGGATCGTTCCACCCTAATCGACATTAAGGTGCTGCCCAAGACAATGACACATGGTTACGGAGCCTGGTGGAATGTTGGTGTTCCAGAAGTGTCCGGCAGTGAGGCCGTTCGGGCTGCCCACGAGCAGAAGCTTGAACAGCTTGGAAAGGCCCGCAGTTATTAGTATTAGTAATACTGTGAAACGGAAGGGGTAGAATCGATGATGTTCAAAGAACATGCGGTCAAGCTGGCGATTGCTCCTATCGCTTGGACTAATGATGATATGCCTGAACTGGGAAAAGACAATACCTTTGAACAGTGCATTAGCGAAATGGCGCTTGCCGGGTTTCAGGGAAGCGAGGTGGGCAACAAGTATCCACGCTCTCCGGAACGGCTGCGCCGGGCACTGGAGCTTCGTGGACTTGAGATTGCCAGCGCTTGGTTCAGCGCGTATCTGACTGTGCGGCCATATGAGGAGACAGCGGAGGCTTTTTGCGCGCATCGTGATTTTTTATATGAGATGGGTGCGAAGGTGATTGTCGTCTCAGAGCAAGGGCGGAGTATTCAGGGACAAATGGATACGCCGCTATTTGCTAATAAACCTGTATTCACAGAAGCGGAGTGGGCCGCACTTGCCGATGGACTGGGTGGGCTTGGCCGGCTGGCTGCTGAAAAAGGTATGGCGCTTGTATACCATCATCATATGGGGACAGGGGTGCAGACTGGGGGCGAAATTGCTAAGCTAATGGAGCTCACGGAACCGGAAGAGGTGTCCCTGCTGTTCGATACCGGTCATCTAGCTTTTGCCGGTGAGAATCCCTTAGAGGTGCTGCGCATCCATCTACCTCGGATTAAACATGTCCATTTGAAGGATATACGTCCGGAGGTTGTTCAGCGTGTGCTGCGGGATCAGCTCAGTTTTCTCCAGGCTGTAAAAGCGGGCGCATTCACCGTACCTGGCGATGGATGTATATCCTTTGCGGAGATTTTCACCGAATTGGCAAGTTACTCTTATACGGGATGGTTTGTAGTGGAAGCGGAGCAGGATCCGGCACTTGCCGATCCACTGGAATATGCGATCAAGGCGCGCCGTTATATCAGAGATCTGAGTGGTTTATAGGCCGAGGAGGGCTACCACTTGGTGCTTGGCGGCTGCTCGGACAGATTTATATGCGGGGGTTCACGGCTATGGCTGTGCGCACCTCGCCTTTTTAATGAGCGGGTGTAAAATACGAATGGCTTCGTTGGTCGGGTTCATGTTGTATGTGTTATAATGGCAGCAAATTAGGCGGAAGAGTTTCCATTTCCATGATGGTGCAGCCAAATATCTATGAACTACTCGTGCATTAACGGCTAAACCGTGGCCGGGTATCCTAACGGTTGTACAGAGGGGGTTATCTATTGTTCCGTTCCTGGTATCGCCGATTACTGCTGTCCTACTTTCCTATTTTTTTGCTTACTGTGACGATACTGATTTTTGCCTCTTTTGTATTTATTAATGATATTTCACGAATGGAAACCAAAAAAGCGGACCGTATCACCGCCAGCTATCTTATGGATAATGTGGACCGAACGATCAAGGAAGCTGAATTGTCAGTGCTGGAGGCTGCTGAACGCAGCGATGCTTATAAACGTTATTTTAACAATCAAGGCCAGATTGATATGGCGACCGTCTACGCTGTTGCCCAGAATCTACGCAGCTTGACGCGTGAATCGCCCTATATTCAGTCCATCTATCTTTATGACAAGAGAAATGAAAGCGTTTTAACAGAAACTGGATTAAAGGACCTTTCAGGATTTGTAGACGAGGATTGGATTGGCCGCATCACCTCCGGCTCTTTATCGGAAGGCTGGCAGCCTGTTAGGGAATACAAAGATGAATTTCAGCGTACGTCTATACGTGTGCTTACCATAAATAAAGGAATGCCGCTGCCCTTCGGCTCGGAGGGAGTGCTCGTAATCAATCTCAAGATGAGCGGAATGGAACAGATCGTCGACGGTATGGTCAACGAACAGTTGTCCTTTCTGACCATCTTTGGCGCAGATGGACAGGTGGTCTATCAGGCCCATTCGGACAGTGAAGGTGCCAAGAATGGGAAGCAGTTGAACACTTTATATATGGAAAGGCTTGGCTGGACGTTTTCCAGCGGGATCAAAACGGGCAGTCTATTCAGCTGGGTGTCGGTGATTTCTTACCTTTGGGTAGCTATTGCCTTAGGTACGGTTGTGTGCGCGATTTTTTACCTGATCTATGTTACGCGGCGGAACTATAAACCAATTCAGGTGATTATGAACCGGATTGAAGGCCATCAAATTCGCAAGCTGGACCAATCCAACGACAGACCGGACGAAATGATGCTCATTGACGGGGTGCTGGAAGATCTAATCAACCATATGACGGATTATGATAAGAAAAGCAGAGAGAATCTGCTGTTACAGCGCAGCAAGCTTTTCAACGATCTCTTGCAAAGCGAACGGTTGGACAATGTCGTCCAGCGGATGGAAGAGCTGTCGCCGCTCTCCGGAGCTCATTCCACATCCCGCTTTATGGTTGTGCTAAGCGAAATCAACCGCTACGACAAGGTTTTTCAAGATCGGTATACAAGGGGCGATCAGAACACGCTTAAATTTGCCCTGATGAATGTCTTTCAAGAATTGGCGCGGAGTGCGGAATTGCAGGCTTGGGCGGAGTGGATTGGGACTGACCGGGCGGCAATTCTCTTCCTGACCACAGGAAGTGATGAAGAGATGGCAGAGAAAATCCGTGTATTCGCTGAGGACTGCCGCACCTGGGTGGAGCAGAATTTGCGCCTCTCCCTAAGCTTCGCTATCGGGCCAGTGGCGGCTGGGCCAGGGGAGATTCGCGATTCCTATGCGGCAGCGGAGAATGTGATGCAGCACAAGCTTTTAATGTACGAAGACATCGCTTTAACGGAATTTGGAGAAACGCGCCAGCCGCTTCTTGAGACATTCAAGTATCTACAAATGATTGCTGAGTTTGTTAAGCAGTTCCGGATGTCGAGCGGCCAATGGCGGGAACTGCTGGAAGGTGTTTTTGATGGTTTTAAACAGGATTATTTACAAGATGATGATATTCGCTCTCTAATTCAGGCCATGCTACAGATGCTGAGCCGGGAAGTGGCTGTCATGTCTGAGCAGCTGCAGGATGAGCTGTCAGCGGAAAATGCGGAGAAGCAGCTGAAGCGGCTGGAAGAGGCAGAATCCATAGATGAAATGAAGGGGATTTTGTTTGAGTATTTGACTGATTTATTCCGCACTTATGTTTCTGTCAGTGAGACTAAAAGCTACCGGGCGATGGTAACCGAGATGAAGAACTATATAGAAGAGAATTTTACAAATCCCGATCTCTCCTTAAAGCATTTGAGCGACCGGTTTCAGGTATCCGGCAAATATGCCAGCTATCTATTTAAAACAGAATTTAAAATGAAATTTGTTGATTTTCTAACAGAGCTACGCATGAAGGAAGCCGAAAAGCTTTTAGTGGAAACGGAATGTTCGCTGCAGGATATTGCACTCCAGGTGGGGTATGCGAATGCAATTACATTCGGCAGGGTATTCAAACGAGTATTAGGAATCACGCCGGGTGACTACCGTTCTTTAAAGCGCGGGCGCGGGACCTCCAGACTATAGGCTGCCGACTTTATTAATCCAATAGCAAGTGAACAATAGTTTTTTATAACCGCATCTGTGCACGCCAACCTCTATGATGGGGGCGCGAACACCGATGCGGTCTTTATTTTCACACTTTTGAAAGCGGTTTATTCTACGAAAATGGTTTGTATAGATAAACCGGAAGTCCGATTTTGCTGGGATATGAGCATCCGAAAGAGGTTTATTGTCAGACTGCCGAAATTCGTGAAATACTGTGGGCATCCAGAACAACAAGCGACCCAGTAGCACGGCAGTAAAAAGCATCACGAGCTATGGATTCCGCTGGGGATGGATAGAGTTAAGGCTAGGGGATCATAAATACACCATTAAAGCCTGCAAGGGCGAAGGGGATGGAAAAATGACAGTGAACGTACATCAAGGAGTTCTGAAGAAAGCAATCGGGATCGGATTAACCGCAATAATGGGCGTTTCTCTGCTAGCAGGCTGTTCCAATGATTCTAAAAACAACACAGCATCCGAGGGTGCCGCAGCCGGCGAAAGTGCCAAGCGCGTTACATTAAAGGTGGAAGTGTTTGATCGCGGCAACAGCCCAGCCCCTCATACCATTACCAATAACTACTTAACTAAACTAGTGCAGGAAAAGTTCGGAGATCCGAATAACATTGATGTGGAATTTGTACCTATCCAACGTTCTGAGGAAGTTACCAAGCTGAATGTTTTGATGGCGAGCAATACGGATGTGCCCGATATCGTATTTACGTATGATTCCAGTGTGTTTTATCGGTATGCCCAGCAAGGTGGCTTGACTGATGTCGGAGAAATTCTCGATGAATATGGCCCGAATCTGAAAAAGTTTATTGGCGAGGATACGCTGGCGTTCGGCCAGCTTGA
It contains:
- the iolE gene encoding myo-inosose-2 dehydratase, giving the protein MFKEHAVKLAIAPIAWTNDDMPELGKDNTFEQCISEMALAGFQGSEVGNKYPRSPERLRRALELRGLEIASAWFSAYLTVRPYEETAEAFCAHRDFLYEMGAKVIVVSEQGRSIQGQMDTPLFANKPVFTEAEWAALADGLGGLGRLAAEKGMALVYHHHMGTGVQTGGEIAKLMELTEPEEVSLLFDTGHLAFAGENPLEVLRIHLPRIKHVHLKDIRPEVVQRVLRDQLSFLQAVKAGAFTVPGDGCISFAEIFTELASYSYTGWFVVEAEQDPALADPLEYAIKARRYIRDLSGL
- a CDS encoding helix-turn-helix domain-containing protein encodes the protein MFRSWYRRLLLSYFPIFLLTVTILIFASFVFINDISRMETKKADRITASYLMDNVDRTIKEAELSVLEAAERSDAYKRYFNNQGQIDMATVYAVAQNLRSLTRESPYIQSIYLYDKRNESVLTETGLKDLSGFVDEDWIGRITSGSLSEGWQPVREYKDEFQRTSIRVLTINKGMPLPFGSEGVLVINLKMSGMEQIVDGMVNEQLSFLTIFGADGQVVYQAHSDSEGAKNGKQLNTLYMERLGWTFSSGIKTGSLFSWVSVISYLWVAIALGTVVCAIFYLIYVTRRNYKPIQVIMNRIEGHQIRKLDQSNDRPDEMMLIDGVLEDLINHMTDYDKKSRENLLLQRSKLFNDLLQSERLDNVVQRMEELSPLSGAHSTSRFMVVLSEINRYDKVFQDRYTRGDQNTLKFALMNVFQELARSAELQAWAEWIGTDRAAILFLTTGSDEEMAEKIRVFAEDCRTWVEQNLRLSLSFAIGPVAAGPGEIRDSYAAAENVMQHKLLMYEDIALTEFGETRQPLLETFKYLQMIAEFVKQFRMSSGQWRELLEGVFDGFKQDYLQDDDIRSLIQAMLQMLSREVAVMSEQLQDELSAENAEKQLKRLEEAESIDEMKGILFEYLTDLFRTYVSVSETKSYRAMVTEMKNYIEENFTNPDLSLKHLSDRFQVSGKYASYLFKTEFKMKFVDFLTELRMKEAEKLLVETECSLQDIALQVGYANAITFGRVFKRVLGITPGDYRSLKRGRGTSRL